GATTCTTGGAGACAGACAGGCACATGGTCTACCCAACGAGAATATTTCCCGTCGAGAGGAACAAGGTCAGGGGGTACAGGATGCGGCATTCGGCATGTGTGATGGCAGCCACACTCGCGTTGGTGGTTGGAGCCATGCCACGAACGAGCTGGGCGCAGGCGGCGCTGACGCCCACGGCCTCGTTACCGGAGGGCGCACCAAGCCCTGCTGTGGGGGCGTCACGAGCTCCGGTGCCACAAGAAAAAGCCGCGCAACGGCTGACGCTAGACGAGGCACTGGCGCTCGCCGGCAAGACCAGCGAGCAGATGAGCATTGCGCGCGCCGGCGCCGACCGTGCCGCTGGCGCCGAGCAGCGTGCCAGAAGTGAGCTGTTTCCACAGCTCAACGCCTCCTTGGGGTACGACCGGACGCTCGACTCCGAGTTCAGCGGGGTCTTCGATCAGAGCGTGGCGCCCTGCACGCCGCTCAACGTGGATCGGTCGGTGCCGCTCGGCAGTCGGGTTGGCGAGATCGAGCGCGCGCTGCAGGAGTGCCCTCCGTCCGCTGATTTCTTCGGCGGTGGCGGCGAAGAGATCCCGTTCGGTCAGGAGAACGCCTGGCGCTTCAACCTCTCGTTCAGTCAAGCGCTCTACACGGGCGGTCGGTTGTCGGCGCAGACGGCCAACGCGAACGCGTTACGGCGCGTGGCCTCCATCGATGTCGACACGACGCGGGCACAGGTGGAGCTGGACGTCGCCGCGGCGTACTTCGATGCAGCGTTGAGCGACCGCCTCGTCGCCATCGCCGAGTCGGCGCTCGCACAGGCGGAGGCCACGTTGAAAGATGTCGAGCTGGCCTGGAAGGTGGGCAATCAATCGGAGTTCGAAGTCTTGCGTGCGCGTGTCGCGCGGGACAGCCAGCGGCCGATCGTGATTCGCCAGAGCTCGCAAAGGGAGATCGCATATTTGCGGCTGAAGCAGCTGCTCGACCTTCCCCTGGATCAGCCGCTCGAGTTAGCGGTGGATCTCGATACGGTGAGCGGGCCGCCCGCTCAGCGATTCGCGACCGCGCTTGCGCAGCGCGAGGCTCAGCTCAGCGACGTGGAGCGCACAGTCGTCCGGCAGGCGGCGACCCAGGTGGCCGCCAGCGATGCAGGGGTTCGTGCGGCACGTGCGGAGCGGATGCCGAGCTTGAGCCTCACGTCGGCCTACAGCCCGGTGGCGTATCAGGGCCTTCCGAACTTTGGCGACTTCCGCCCGAACTGGAATGTCGGCATGGCAGTCTCCGTCCCTGTGCTCACCGGTGGCCGGTTGCGCGCCGGTGAGACAACTGCGCGGGCAGATCTCGCTGAGAGCCAGGCACGGCTCCGTCAAATACGTGAGCTCGCCACCCTGGATACACGAAGCGCGTACGAGGACTATCTCGCCGCCCAAGCGACATGGAAGGCGAGCGCCGGTACGGTGGAACAGGCCGAGCGCGCCTATCAGATCGCCGAGCTCCGCTACAAGGAAGGGCTGTCGACGCAGCTCGAGCTCTCTGATGCACGGCTGCAGCTCGAACAGGCACGCGCGAATCGGGCCCAGGCGGCTCGCGATCTGCAAGTCTCGCGAACGCGCCTCGCGCTGCTGCCGGACCTGCCGCTGACCGAGATGGGCGCAGGTGCCGCCGCCGAGCAGCGGCAGCAGCAACAGCAACAGATGCAGCCAACGACGCCGCAGACGCAGCCCCAGACCACCGGCGCCGGTGCGGCTACGCAAGGTACGGGCGCAGCGGTGACAGCGCAGACGGGAACCGTTCGTTAGCGGGTAGGGATCAGGGATCAGGAGAACCAGTTGGCGCCCGTAGCGCAGGCCGTTTAGGCCTGCCAACTGCGGGCCAGGCAGGCCTAAAGGCCTGCGCTACGAGTGTCAATTCAAGTGAGCTCTGGGAGCTCTGGGCTTAGGTCGGGCGTGACACGAATAAAGGGCCGGTTATGAAGCGCACAGGTAAACGTAGAGTGATGGGGATACTGGGCGTGATTGCCGCCGCGGCCTTGACCGCGGCGGCGTGCAGTCAAGGCGGCGCGTCCAACGAGAAGCCCAGTGAGTCGACGGCCATCCGGATCGGCCGTGAGAACACGTCCGTTGTGAAGATGGACGAGATCCGTGTGGGGCCCGAGATTTCTGGTGCGCTCACGGCGCGACGCGACTCAACGGTTCGTGCGGAGGTGGCCGGCGCCCTGCAGCAAGTGCTTGCCGAAGTCGGCCAGGCTGTCCGAAAAGGTGAAGTGCTCGGCCGCATCGAGGATCGTACGCTCACCGATGCGGCGGCGTCGGCCCGGTCAGCGGTGGCGTCGGAGGCGCAAGCGCTGGCCACCGCACGTCGTGAGCGCGAGCGCGCGTCGGCGCTGGTCAAGGGCGGGGCCATCGCCCAGCGCGATGCCGAAGCGGCGGAAGATGCCGTGACCAGCGCCGAAGCACGGGTCGCTGACGCCAAGTCCCGGCTCGTGTCCGCCGAGAAGGCGCTCTCGGACGCCACGGTCGTGTCGCCGCTCGCTGGCATCGTGAGCGCACGGCCCGCCAACGCCGGCGATATCGTCGCCGTCGGCGATGAGTTGTTTCGAATCATCGACCCGTCGAGCATGCGGCTCGAAGCAGCCGTCCCTTCGGAAGCCCTGGGCGCCTTGCGCGTGGGCGGGGCCGTGAGCTTCCAAGTGCGTGGCTATCCCGGCCAGACGTTCATGGGCAGCATCGAGCGGATTAGCCCTGCCGCGGATCCGGTGACGCGCCAGGTGCCGATCTTCGTCTCGATTCCCAACAAGGCGGGACAGCTCGTGGCCGGCCTCTTTGCCGAGGGACGCGTGATACAAGCCGCTGCCAAGGGGCTCGTCATTCCGCTGTCCGCGATCCACACCACCGAGGAGGGCACGTCGGTGACACGGGTGCGCGATGGCAAGTCGGAGCTCGTGACCGTCGCGCTCGGCCTGCGTGACGAAGAGACCGAGCGCGTGGAGGTGACCTCCGGCCTCTCCGAAGGCGACGTGCTGCTGACCGGTGCCGGCCGCGGCGTCACACCCGGCACACCAGTCGACATCAACGGGGGACAGACCGGTACGCAGGCGGAGGCACGAAGGTAGGTCGAGGTTCGAGGTTCGAGGTGGGAAGTGAATTCCTGCAAAGGGGGTTGACGTCGAGCGCCGGGACCGGAAACGTCGAGCCGTTACGCCAAGCCCTTACCCTGAAACACCGAACAAACCTCCGGCGTTGAAACCTTGCACGTAACATCGAACCTCGAACCTCGAACCTTGAACCTCGAACCTCGAACCTTGAACCTCGAACCTTGAGGCCGCCATGTTCATTTCAGATTTCGCTATACGTCGGCCCATCGTGACAATCGTGGCCATGTTGGCGCTCGTCCTGTTCGGGGCATTCGCGCTCTTCAGCCTCGACACGGACGAGTTCCCTGAAGTCGCGCCGCCAGTGGTTGTCGTGTCGATTCCCTATCCCGGCGCCTCGCCGGAGAACGTCGAGCGCGACGTCATCGAGCGGATCGAGGAAGGCATCTCCGGCATCAGTGGCGTCAAGGAGATCCAGTCGAACTCGCTCGATAGCTACGGGGTCATCATCGTCGAGTTCGTGTTCGGCAAGGACATGCAGGAAGCCACGCAGGAGATCCGCGACGAGATCTCGGAGATACGCAACGACCTGCCCCTCGAGATGGAGGAGCCGACGCTGGTCAAGGTGTCACCGAACGACATGCCGATCGTGTCGCTGGCGCTACGGTCGACGCAGTTGAGTAGTGCTGACCTCACCCGGCTCGCGGATCCTGCTATCACCAGACGATTGCGCGGTATTGCGGGCGTCGCCGAGGTGACGGTCGTGGGCGGCATCGAGCGCGAGATGACCGTCGAGCTGCAGCCGAAGGCGCTGCAAGCCGCAGGGGTCAGCGTGGCTCAGGTCGTGCAGGCGCTGCAAGCACAGAACATCGCCGCGCCGGTCGGGCGCCTCAACGGGGCGTTGGACGAGCGAGGCATCCGCCTGCAAGGTCGGCTCGACACGGCAGCCGAGTTCGACAAGCTCGTGGTATGGCAGTCAGGTGGCAGGCTCGTTCGATTGGGCGACGTCGCGGCGGTCCGTGATGGCACCGAAGAGGCGCGCACGGCAGCGCTCTTCGACGGCGAGCCGGCCGTGGGCATCGACGTCAAGAAGTCGACCGGCTACAGCACGACGGCCGTTGCAGATGCCGTTCTCGAGCAGGTGCGTGAGGTCGAGACGACCCTTCCGCCTGGTGTCGAGATGCGCGTGGTCCGCAACTCGGGCGTCGATGTGGCGAACTCGGTCCTCGATGTCGAAGAAACGCTGCTGGAAGGCGCGGCACTCACGGTGCTGGTCGTGTTTCTGTTCCTCAACTCGTGGCGTTCGACGGTCATTACCGGGCTCGCGCTGCCCGTCTCAGTGCTGGCGTCGTTCGTGGCGGTGCTCGCGTTCGGCTTCACGCTGAACACGATGTCGCTCATGGGGCTCTCACTCGCGATAGGCATTCTCATCGATGACGCCATCGTCGTGCGCGAGAACATCGTGCGACACGTCGAGATGGGCAAGGACCATTACACGGCGTCGCGCGAAGGCACGTCCGAGATCGGTCTAGCCGTGGCCGCGACGACATTTGCTATTGTGGTGGTCTTCGTTCCGATTGCCTTCACGGGCGGGATTACGCAGCAATGGTTCATGCCGTTCGCGCTCACGATTGCCTGCTCGGTGATGGTCTCCCTCTTCGTGTCGTTCTCGCTCGACCCGATGCTCTCGGCCTACTGGCCCGATCCCCACATGGCCACGGAGGAGCGCTGGTGGATCTCTCGGCAGCTCGCGAAGTTCAACACCTGGTTCAACCGCCAGGCCGAGCGCTACAAGCAGGTGATTGCATGGGCGTTGCGTCATCGCCTTGCCATGGTGATGCTGGCGGTTGGCACGTTCGTGGGCGCGCTAGCGCTGCCCGCGCTCGGCGTCGTTGGCAGTGGCTTCTTCCCCAAGTCCGACGACGCGGAGTTTGCAATCAATATCGACACACCGCCTGGATCGAATCTGGAGTACACGGTCATCAAGGCAGAGGAGGCAGCCCGGCTCGCCCGAGGCCTGCCCGAGGTCGCCTACACCTATACGACAATCGGCGGCCAGCAAAGCACCATCGATGAGGGCCAGGTCTATGTACGATTGAAGCCGAAGTCGGAGCGCACAAAGCGCCAGGAAGCGGTCGAGGCCGAGTTGCGCGAGCAGCTGACCCGCCTCGGTGGTGTCCAGGCGGGCATCGGCTTGGCTGGCGCGTTCGGAGGTCAAAAGCAGATTCAGTTGCAGTTGGTTGGTCCCGACAGCGACGAGCTGGCGCGCCTCGCGGACGTTGTCATCGCGGAAGTGCGTGAGGTTCCAGGTGCGGTCGACGTCAGCCTCTCCACCAAAGGGCAGAAGCCGGAGCTCGAGGTGAAGGTGGACCGCGGGTTGGCGGGATCGCTCGGCGTCACCGTCGACCAGGTGGCGCAGACGCTGCGCGCAGCCTTTGCGGGCATCGACGTCGGCGACTGGGTGGATCCCAGCGGCGAGACCCGAGACGTCGAGATCCGGCTGGTGCCGGACGCGCGGGAGCGGGTGCGTGACCTGCGGTCGGTACCAATTCAAGTGCCCGCGCCGCCCGGGCAGTCGCCGGCCACGGTGCCACTCGGCCAACTGGCCAGCATTACGAGCGGTGTGGGCCCGGCCCGAATCGATCATCTCGATCGGGAGCGGGTGATCACCGTCGAGGCGAACGTCGAAGCGCCTCATTCGCTGGCCGAGGTCGTGGACGGCATCATGCGGCGTGTTCAGCAGAACGTGCAGATGCCGGCCGGCTACACGCTGACACAGGGCGGGGAAACGGAGGATATGGAGGAGGTCTTCGGGCGCATTCTCATCGCGCTGGCGACGGCGGTCATCCTCATGTATTTCGTACTGGTGCTCCAGTTCGAGTCATTCCTCGATCCGCTGGCCATCATGATGTCACTGCCGCTGTCACTCATCGGCGTCGTGCTGGCGCTGCTCATCACCGGCAATACGATCAACATCATGAGCATGATTGGAGTGATCCTGCTCATGGGTATCGTGGCCAAGAACGCCATCCTGCTGATCGATTTCGCAAAATGGTCCGAGGAGCAGGGTGTGGAGCGGCATCAAGCGATTGTCGAGGCTGGCCGGGTGCGATTGCGGCCGATCTTGATGACGACGTTTGCCCTGGTGGCGGGGATGATGCCGCTCGCGATCGGCGCCGGCGAGGGAGCTGACTTTCGCCGGCCGCTCGGCATTTCCGTGATCGGCGGCGTGATCACATCCACGATCCTGACGCTGTTGGTCATTCCGACGTTCTACGACATCTTGGCATCTGGCCGGGATTGGTTGGCGTCCAAGGTGCGCGCCGGCCGGCCGGTGCACGCACCCGCGGCGGGGCAGCGTGCACCGGAAGTAGGCTCGGCCGAGCCGGCGTAAAAGGAACCGGGTTCCTTTTTGCGGCGCGGGATTTGCAATAGTGGATTGGCGTGTCCGAATTCAGGAGCGTTGGGCCCGTTTTTGGGGCATGCTAGGTTGAGCTCCGCCATTCAGAAAGGACGCAGCCATGCGAATCACCCGCCTTGTCTCGGCCGCTGCGGTGGCGAGCGCACTGATTGTCACCAGTGTCGCCGCTGCCCAGACCTACCCCCGGATGGATCGGCTCTCGCGCTCGGTGTTTCACGAGTTGATCACCCTGCCGTACTACGGCGTCTTCGATCAGTTGGGCTTCGAGATAGATCGCGGCACGGTGACGCTGCAAGGGCAAGTGAGGCGACCCACCCTCAAACGAGATGCAGAGAACGTGGTCAAGCGCCTTCGCGGCGTCGAGCAGGTCGTCAACGAGATCGAGGTCTTGCCGGTCTCGCCCAGTGACGACCGCATTCGCATGGCCACGTATCGGGCCATCTACGGTCACGACACGCTGCAACGCTATGCCATCCAATCCGTGCCGCCGATTCACATCATCGTGAAGAACGGTCGGGTGACGCTGGTCGGATCGGTCGGCTCGCAAATGGACAAGACCGTTGCGACGATGCAGGCACGAAGCGTGTCGGGTGTCTTCGAAGTCACCGATCAGCTGCAGCTCGACGAGAAATCGCGTTAGGCGAGGGGAATGGATGACATGGTGACCGAGTGACGCGTTTTGAGCCTGGAATTTCTTCCTCTACTGGAAGAATCTTCAAGGCTTTGTAGGAGGCCTGCGGGATCTCGGATCCGGCAGGCGGCGGCCCAGCGCGTGGATCACTCTAGAAACAGCAGGAATACCAGCATTTATCGACCGAACTGGCGGCCGGGACGACTGCACTCGGTGTGTGGGCCGACTGGCATGTGAATTGATGGACCCAAGTATCAGATGTCCGTCTGGAGGCACTGATCATGGGACGCGTCGTCTCGCCGGGGCTCTTGGCCGTCATCGCACTACTCGTCGCGCCCAGCTTCGCGCTGCCCCAGACGCCCGAAGCGGCGACGGAAAGTGCGCCCCGCACGGTCACCGCTACCCACCGACCGCTTCTGACCACCCCGTTACCAAGAAATCCACAGCTCGTGGCGCGGCTACAGGCGCTGCTGCCGCGCGACATGTCGGTCGAGCAAGCGGCTCGCGGCTTCGCGTCTGAGGAAGAGTTCGTTGCGGCAGTTCATGTATCGAAGAACCTCGGTGTCGCGTTTCGAGATCTCAAGACGCGCATGGTGACCGAAGAGATGGATCTCAGCCGAGCCATTCGCACTCTGAAGCCGAACGCCGACGTCGGGCGAGAAGTAAAGCGTGCCCACAAGCAGGCCGAACACGACTTGGAGTGGTAGGACTCCTCCTATCCCTTGATCCCTTCTCCGTCAAAAGGCAACCGCCGATCGCCTCGATGACGCGTCAGTTCCCGACGACGACGTGCTTCCACGTCTTCACGTACGGCCAGTGCAATCGACTCGGAGAGCTCCCGCAGAAGAGCGCCCACGAGACGGTCACGGCGCAGCCCGAGGTCGGGCGGCGCCGAAAACAGCTCGACAATGTCAACCTCGAGCGCCCGCGCGACACGCTCGAGAGTGTCGGTGCTGCTGTGACCTCCGCGGAGAAGGTGGAGCACCGTGCTGCGACTCACGCCGGCCCGCCGTGCGAGCTCGAGTCTCGTCATCGCACGTTCTTTCAACAGGGCTCGAATTGCCTCTCCCCAAACGCTCATAGTCAGTGATCAGTGGCCCTTTGGCTGGACTAGTATAGGCGCCTCAACCAGCTTGGAGCACCGGCGGGGTGGACGTTGGCTGAGCAGCCTATACTACGTTCATGGGTCACTGGCGGTGGCTGTTCCTGGCGGCGGCCCTTGTCCTCGTGGCACTTGCCGCCTGGACGAGGGCTCTGCGGACACCGGCCGGCACCGATGAGCGTGGGCCGGCAGCCGTCGATCAGGTGGTTGCCTCCGCTCAGGCGACGGCGGGCCGGGACGAGGGGACGGTCGCTCGGGAGGCCCGGGCCCGCATGGTCGAGGACCAGATTCGCGCCCGTGGGATCCGCGATGAGCGCGTGCTCGCAGCGATGGGCCGTGTGCCTCGTGAGCGCTTCGTGCCTGACAGGTATCGCGTCGATGCATACGGCGATTATCCGCTGCCCATTGGATACAATCAGACGATATCTCAGCCATACATCGTGGCCTATATGAGCGAAGCCGCGCAGGTCGAACCGAGCGAGAAGGTGCTGGAGATCGGGACCGGCTCGGGCTATCAAGCTGCGGTACTGTCTAAAATTGCTCGTGAAGTCTACACCGTCGAGATCGTGGCGCCGCTCGCCGAACGCGCTGAGGCGACGCTCCGCGATCTCGGCTACGCCAACGTGCATGTACGGCATGGTGACGGCTATCGAGGGTGGCCGGACGCCGCCCCGTTCGACGCCGTGGTCGTGACCGCGGCGCCGGACCATGTGCCGCAACCGCTCATCGAGCAGCTCGCCGTCGGCGGCCGGCTCGTGATCCCGGTTGGTAGACACGAGCA
The genomic region above belongs to Luteitalea sp. and contains:
- a CDS encoding AcrB/AcrD/AcrF family protein; protein product: MFISDFAIRRPIVTIVAMLALVLFGAFALFSLDTDEFPEVAPPVVVVSIPYPGASPENVERDVIERIEEGISGISGVKEIQSNSLDSYGVIIVEFVFGKDMQEATQEIRDEISEIRNDLPLEMEEPTLVKVSPNDMPIVSLALRSTQLSSADLTRLADPAITRRLRGIAGVAEVTVVGGIEREMTVELQPKALQAAGVSVAQVVQALQAQNIAAPVGRLNGALDERGIRLQGRLDTAAEFDKLVVWQSGGRLVRLGDVAAVRDGTEEARTAALFDGEPAVGIDVKKSTGYSTTAVADAVLEQVREVETTLPPGVEMRVVRNSGVDVANSVLDVEETLLEGAALTVLVVFLFLNSWRSTVITGLALPVSVLASFVAVLAFGFTLNTMSLMGLSLAIGILIDDAIVVRENIVRHVEMGKDHYTASREGTSEIGLAVAATTFAIVVVFVPIAFTGGITQQWFMPFALTIACSVMVSLFVSFSLDPMLSAYWPDPHMATEERWWISRQLAKFNTWFNRQAERYKQVIAWALRHRLAMVMLAVGTFVGALALPALGVVGSGFFPKSDDAEFAINIDTPPGSNLEYTVIKAEEAARLARGLPEVAYTYTTIGGQQSTIDEGQVYVRLKPKSERTKRQEAVEAELREQLTRLGGVQAGIGLAGAFGGQKQIQLQLVGPDSDELARLADVVIAEVREVPGAVDVSLSTKGQKPELEVKVDRGLAGSLGVTVDQVAQTLRAAFAGIDVGDWVDPSGETRDVEIRLVPDARERVRDLRSVPIQVPAPPGQSPATVPLGQLASITSGVGPARIDHLDRERVITVEANVEAPHSLAEVVDGIMRRVQQNVQMPAGYTLTQGGETEDMEEVFGRILIALATAVILMYFVLVLQFESFLDPLAIMMSLPLSLIGVVLALLITGNTINIMSMIGVILLMGIVAKNAILLIDFAKWSEEQGVERHQAIVEAGRVRLRPILMTTFALVAGMMPLAIGAGEGADFRRPLGISVIGGVITSTILTLLVIPTFYDILASGRDWLASKVRAGRPVHAPAAGQRAPEVGSAEPA
- a CDS encoding helix-turn-helix domain-containing protein, with translation MSVWGEAIRALLKERAMTRLELARRAGVSRSTVLHLLRGGHSSTDTLERVARALEVDIVELFSAPPDLGLRRDRLVGALLRELSESIALAVREDVEARRRRELTRHRGDRRLPFDGEGIKG
- a CDS encoding protein-L-isoaspartate(D-aspartate) O-methyltransferase, whose product is MGHWRWLFLAAALVLVALAAWTRALRTPAGTDERGPAAVDQVVASAQATAGRDEGTVAREARARMVEDQIRARGIRDERVLAAMGRVPRERFVPDRYRVDAYGDYPLPIGYNQTISQPYIVAYMSEAAQVEPSEKVLEIGTGSGYQAAVLSKIAREVYTVEIVAPLAERAEATLRDLGYANVHVRHGDGYRGWPDAAPFDAVVVTAAPDHVPQPLIEQLAVGGRLVIPVGRHEQDMQVITKTRTGVTEERTIPVRFVPLTRKPR
- a CDS encoding efflux RND transporter periplasmic adaptor subunit, with protein sequence MKRTGKRRVMGILGVIAAAALTAAACSQGGASNEKPSESTAIRIGRENTSVVKMDEIRVGPEISGALTARRDSTVRAEVAGALQQVLAEVGQAVRKGEVLGRIEDRTLTDAAASARSAVASEAQALATARRERERASALVKGGAIAQRDAEAAEDAVTSAEARVADAKSRLVSAEKALSDATVVSPLAGIVSARPANAGDIVAVGDELFRIIDPSSMRLEAAVPSEALGALRVGGAVSFQVRGYPGQTFMGSIERISPAADPVTRQVPIFVSIPNKAGQLVAGLFAEGRVIQAAAKGLVIPLSAIHTTEEGTSVTRVRDGKSELVTVALGLRDEETERVEVTSGLSEGDVLLTGAGRGVTPGTPVDINGGQTGTQAEARR
- a CDS encoding BON domain-containing protein codes for the protein MRITRLVSAAAVASALIVTSVAAAQTYPRMDRLSRSVFHELITLPYYGVFDQLGFEIDRGTVTLQGQVRRPTLKRDAENVVKRLRGVEQVVNEIEVLPVSPSDDRIRMATYRAIYGHDTLQRYAIQSVPPIHIIVKNGRVTLVGSVGSQMDKTVATMQARSVSGVFEVTDQLQLDEKSR